A window of Pyrus communis chromosome 3, drPyrComm1.1, whole genome shotgun sequence genomic DNA:
acgTATCGATTGCGAAAACTCTTATCATATGGAAATTCAACGGTaggaaaatatatgaaattataTCATGCGCCAATGTATAGAATGCACTCGCCAATGGAGGGTCAAGATCCACCGTGTTTTCTATTTAgtaaagaagtaaaaaaattaacGGTTTAAAACCCTGATACATGTCActcttataagtgagagattttagatttgattctcttCAAAGATAATTCAATCCAAATTATTATAGCTAGCTTATTGTGAAATTTAATCCACTTGTTCACCTTTAGCATAGATAATATTGaaggtattaaaaaaaaaatgttatttacacatttatttttatttttcacattctTGCTAATTTATTatcgttaatttttttaattgaactgtcaaaaattttaaaaaatgtgtGCAAGGTGAATAACACTAAAAAAATATCCACTGCACATCATGCTTTGGGGCGTTATAAAACAATGTGGATGTATGTTGCTTTATATTTGTTTGCTGCCGTCTCGGGAGTCGGGACTCAGGACTCAGGACTCAGGATTCAGAGATGCTCAAGGCAGAAAAAGGTTGCAGCCTTTACAGCATGAATAGGAGAAGCCTATAATTAGTACAAACCAGGTGTTCAGAGCCAAGCTGGAAAGTCACGTGCCATGTAAGCAAAGCAACCGAAAATctaaattaatgaatttatagtTCGGAAACCAAATTTATACTTGAGTTAAAATTCGCAAATTTAAACTTAAGTTAAAATTCGGGAACGGATTCTCTAGTTTACTCAAAAATAACCAAGTCCAGTGACCTTTCTTCCAAATTAGTGTATTGGTACTTTGAATTGTGTTACAGACAAGCAAACTGCGCCCTGAGACTCTGGATCAGTAGGGTTTATACAACTTCTGCATTACATAAGACGAACCAAAAATttgaacaagaagaaaattggATCAGGTATAATACATACATTGCAATGGCCATTCGCCATGAACAACATGCCACACTAGCGTGCGGGGAAGATGAGCGAGCGTTTCTTCAGTAGTCCATTCGTCCCCGTTAACCCTGCTGTGGCCAGCTGCAGTAGACAACATGGTGATTGCAAGTTTGCAACACATACTCATAACATACATGCCGGATCAGAAACTGCCTCTTGATCATCTCACAAATTCTATGGGAAACAAAGATGAGTGAACTGTTAGGAGTTTGAGACCTTTCGGGAATAAGCCAGCACCATCACAAAATCTTTCGCAGAGGACCCGATGGATGCTGTAATTCGTTCTGAAGGTGATGCCGTTTGTAGCCACAGATCAACTAAATTATACATCTCTAATGTGGGAACCACTGGTTGCCCCATACATTTGATTTCAACCTAAAAGAAACGTTAACTGAATGGTTACCAAAGGAAGCAAGTAATCCATAGtgaaatatttatatatttcaaaGAAAATCAACAATTTGGGTGCTTGAGATGTACTATGTAGCAGCTGCTATGAATTATTTAAGGAATGATTTTCCAGTAGTCTTttcaaactaaaccaaaaatgGATTCACTTACCTCGGCTTCACTAGTGAGATTTAGTTTCATCATTAGATATTTGTGGATGAACGAGACTGGCACACTTCCATCTCTGTGACAGAGGAACCAAATATGAGAGAAACGAGACAAATTAAAGAATTTTTCCCATAAGAGAATAATTCTCGCatctttaaaatctcattaaatCTTAACAAAACAAGAGTTTATGAATGTACAAATAGCACTGCAGAATGGAGCACTTTAGCATGTTATGACGTATGACGCATTCAAATATGCATTAAAGCCATAGAGAAGAACTCACTTTATTCTTAAGTAACTCGTCGGAAGTTGAGGCAAGGGTTCATCTCCTTCCCTGAAACCATTAATGTAAAGAATCAGTATATAGACAGAAGAACAACTTGTCaagcaaatttttttaaataatccaAATGGAGGGAGAATCTTTCAAATCTAAAGTTGTTTCTCACTGATCTTCAGAAGCTACGAGTGAGAACCAAATTGGACCAGCTCTTCTTTCATGTTTGCCAATGGCTGCATCCAGAACAGCTTGGGGTGAAATGCTTGATTCTCCAAAGGATTCCCTCTTTCGTCGAATCCTACGCAGCTTTTTAGGTTTTACTGTTTCTGGAGAGGTAGGATAATTACTATTCTTTTCCCCCTCTACTTTTGATTTCTGtttgttttccttatttttggaCTTGCGAACCTGAGGTTCACTGGCAATGACATGCACCGGTTCTACTTTATTTTCAGACCCTTGGGAGTTGGATTTGAAAGACTTGGTCCTATTCGCAACTTCAACCAAACAATTTAACGGTTTCCAGAGATCCAATTTCCCTTCCCATGGTTCACCGCCGTTCTCAGTTTCTTTATTGGATACAGGTTGCCTAGTCTCAGCAGAAAAAGAAC
This region includes:
- the LOC137729358 gene encoding E3 ubiquitin protein ligase DRIP2-like codes for the protein MANPVVRVRRETIAACMTCPLCDKLFRDATTISECLHTFCRKCIYNKISDEELEVCPICNIDLGCVPLEKLRPDHSLQDVRAKIFPFKRRKVSAPEVMPSVTLPARRKERSLSSLVVNTPRVSTQATMTGRRTKAVARKASALQASSFLVETPIKKEEGSAEDHLESSSSPEVSNKSGQNNKQSSFSAETRQPVSNKETENGGEPWEGKLDLWKPLNCLVEVANRTKSFKSNSQGSENKVEPVHVIASEPQVRKSKNKENKQKSKVEGEKNSNYPTSPETVKPKKLRRIRRKRESFGESSISPQAVLDAAIGKHERRAGPIWFSLVASEDQEGDEPLPQLPTSYLRIKDGSVPVSFIHKYLMMKLNLTSEAEVEIKCMGQPVVPTLEMYNLVDLWLQTASPSERITASIGSSAKDFVMVLAYSRKLATAGLTGTNGLLKKRSLIFPAR